A stretch of Aphelocoma coerulescens isolate FSJ_1873_10779 chromosome 1A, UR_Acoe_1.0, whole genome shotgun sequence DNA encodes these proteins:
- the LSM8 gene encoding LSM8 homolog, U6 small nuclear RNA associated yields MTSALENYINRTVAVITSDGRMIVGTLKGFDQTINLILDESHERVFSSSQGVEQVVLGLYIVRGDNVAVIGEIDEETDSALDLGNIRAEPLNSVVH; encoded by the exons GTACTGTTGCAGTGATTACTTCTGATGGAAGAATGATTGTG ggaacgCTCAAAGGTTTTGATCAGACCATAAACTTGATTTTGGATGAAAGCCATGAAAGAGTGTTCAGTTCTTCACAAGGAGTTGAGCAAGTAGTGCTGGGCTTATACATTGTAAGAGGTGATAATGT tgCTGTGATTGGTGAAATTGATGAAGAGACAGATTCAGCTCTTGACTTGGGGAATATTCGAGCAGAACCTTTAAACTCAGTTGTGCACTGA